A stretch of the Phycisphaerales bacterium genome encodes the following:
- a CDS encoding cyclodeaminase/cyclohydrolase family protein has translation MNAETQTIESLLDSIAERSPTPGGGAVAGYTSALAASLASMVVAYSKPADSPHASDSELERSHHRFIRARRRSLDLAEEDQRAYSQLNELWKKPKNDPSRIEGWDNAVAAAIEAPCQLIDLTLEILVSLEALLPEANRHMMSDLAIAAAMAETAIRSAAWNVRINLPLMSDPKQAQQHTTSLHSRLEQASTRLLLIESACRATS, from the coding sequence GTGAATGCAGAAACGCAAACGATCGAATCGCTACTTGACTCCATCGCTGAGCGATCTCCAACACCAGGAGGTGGCGCTGTCGCTGGTTATACCAGTGCGTTGGCGGCCAGCTTGGCATCAATGGTGGTCGCTTATTCAAAGCCTGCTGACTCACCACATGCATCTGATTCAGAGCTTGAACGCTCTCATCACCGATTTATCAGAGCGCGGCGCCGAAGCCTGGACTTGGCGGAAGAAGATCAACGGGCCTACAGCCAGCTCAACGAATTGTGGAAAAAGCCAAAAAATGATCCCAGTCGTATCGAAGGGTGGGACAACGCGGTTGCCGCTGCAATTGAAGCCCCCTGCCAATTAATTGATCTTACTCTGGAAATACTGGTCTCACTCGAAGCATTGCTTCCAGAAGCGAATAGGCACATGATGAGTGATCTCGCAATTGCTGCGGCAATGGCAGAGACGGCCATTCGATCGGCCGCATGGAACGTTCGAATCAATTTGCCACTCATGAGTGACCCTAAGCAAGCACAACAACACACAACGTCGCTCCATTCCAGACTGGAGCAAGCAAGCACACGGTTACTTTTGATCGAAAGCGCCTGTCGAGCGACAAGCTGA
- a CDS encoding radical SAM protein — MTPGTLPQADPFDTGFLNEVVAGQVRLTPEQGLTLFTQMPLDELGAWADARCRHLHGPTLRSYVIDRNINYTNVCTAKCTFCAFRRDGTEDDAYTLDQEALFAKVDELVDIGGTQVLMQGGMNPDLSLSWYIDLLQQFKERYPQVHVHAFSPPEFIEFVHFFDPPGATLKDKLMHVMSQLREAGLDSLPGGGGEIFADPVRRKIGLGKCDAEAWLTTMRVAHELGMNTSATMMFGHIEGHADRIHHMELVRSWQDDAIGDLGLSGGGRYMAFISWPFQRENTPLGRCKEWGDGEKDDLDTPFPGDIVARLDGNGNKKDHPEFGRRVRTAGSTAYLRTQAISRLYLDNIYSIGSSWVTMGPLVGQIALNFGANDMGSVMMEENVVSAAGTTYCLNEPLLCRLIRDSGFTPVQRNNAYQLLKVHDGESSPDLSVKDWSKFRAQSLHKQSKSTDIPQNADVDLTIESQTVS, encoded by the coding sequence ATGACTCCGGGAACCTTACCCCAAGCTGATCCTTTCGACACCGGCTTCCTCAATGAGGTAGTGGCAGGTCAAGTGCGTCTAACGCCAGAGCAAGGCCTGACGCTGTTTACACAGATGCCATTGGATGAACTAGGCGCTTGGGCAGATGCTCGCTGTCGGCACCTCCATGGCCCAACGCTGCGATCTTATGTCATCGATCGGAATATCAATTACACCAATGTTTGTACAGCAAAATGTACCTTCTGCGCCTTTCGCCGAGACGGAACAGAAGACGACGCATACACACTCGATCAAGAGGCACTCTTTGCGAAAGTCGATGAGCTTGTCGATATCGGTGGCACACAAGTACTTATGCAAGGTGGGATGAACCCAGATCTGTCACTGAGTTGGTACATCGATCTCTTGCAGCAATTCAAAGAACGCTACCCTCAAGTTCATGTGCACGCTTTTAGCCCACCAGAATTTATCGAATTCGTACACTTTTTTGATCCGCCTGGTGCCACACTCAAAGACAAATTAATGCACGTCATGTCACAGCTTCGTGAAGCCGGACTTGACTCTTTGCCTGGTGGTGGCGGTGAGATCTTTGCAGACCCTGTGCGACGTAAAATTGGTTTAGGCAAATGCGATGCCGAAGCTTGGCTCACCACGATGCGCGTGGCCCACGAACTGGGCATGAATACCTCAGCCACAATGATGTTTGGGCATATCGAAGGCCATGCGGATCGGATCCACCACATGGAACTGGTGCGATCCTGGCAAGACGATGCCATCGGTGATCTGGGACTTTCTGGCGGTGGGCGCTATATGGCTTTCATCTCATGGCCATTCCAACGTGAAAATACCCCACTGGGCCGCTGCAAAGAATGGGGTGATGGTGAGAAAGATGATCTCGATACACCATTTCCCGGCGATATCGTTGCTCGACTCGATGGGAATGGGAATAAAAAAGATCATCCCGAGTTTGGCCGTCGCGTACGTACGGCAGGTTCAACCGCGTATTTACGAACCCAGGCGATCAGCCGCCTCTACCTCGACAACATCTATTCGATCGGCTCCAGCTGGGTCACGATGGGCCCACTGGTTGGTCAAATCGCTCTCAACTTTGGCGCCAACGACATGGGCTCAGTCATGATGGAAGAGAACGTTGTCAGTGCTGCGGGCACAACCTACTGCCTCAATGAACCGCTGTTATGCAGGTTGATTCGTGATTCTGGCTTCACGCCAGTGCAACGCAACAATGCCTACCAACTACTCAAAGTGCATGACGGGGAAAGCTCACCAGATCTCTCTGTGAAAGACTGGTCGAAGTTCCGCGCTCAGAGCCTACACAAACAGTCTAAAAGCACAGACATCCCACAAAATGCAGATGTTGATTTGACGATTGAATCTCAGACTGTTTCTTAA
- the pheT gene encoding phenylalanine--tRNA ligase subunit beta, whose amino-acid sequence MYATTHWLNDYLDPAATSEEQADLMTRAGFPHEGSEPVLHDDVRHDFEMTSNRGDVNCHIGMAREIAALSQRQLVLPKVDFQTKGGPVAKAISIRNDQPEGCPLYTARVITGVKVAPSPDWLAKRLEARGDIPRNNIVDATNFVLFELGQPTHVFDLKKLTDSKIIIRQATQNESFLPIGEGAMPVKLTTDDLVIADAKRAVAMAGVKGGAETAVTETTTDILIEAATFDPIAVRNTSRRHNIASDSSYRFERGVPAATIQFAADRLTQLILEIAGGTLLKGVVAEGLPITDQPTATMNCGHCRHVIGVEISDQEMCESLDRLGFLPQLQDGVISVTAPSHRLDVNCEIDLIEEVARMHGFDKIPVTDTIALRPAPPVSRESGRTAVHNALVGMDFLEIITHTLLPRDAGTPFLSAGATLMEVEDERAKAASALRPSMLPSLLRVRATNQDAGVSELRLFESGSVFWRDSEQHHERQCLSLLFDMTDPNQSPRELRGVIDHLAHTLLGAAGCVEIQVLDQPAAEVPYLNPASKVLINGQEMGHLGLLNQQLTKSTWGIDTPLLAAELELPRLYDQFPPVDQVIPLPHFPAIERDISAIVAENTPWLSIHNAITSLGLADLEVIDFVEVFRGKPIDQGMKSVTMRLRFRAADRTLTHNEIEPLAQQATETLQSQLNAEIRAGS is encoded by the coding sequence ATGTACGCAACAACCCATTGGCTCAATGACTATCTCGACCCTGCTGCCACCTCCGAGGAGCAGGCTGATCTCATGACACGGGCGGGCTTTCCTCATGAAGGTTCAGAACCAGTGCTTCATGATGATGTACGCCATGATTTTGAAATGACTTCAAATCGAGGCGACGTGAACTGTCATATTGGTATGGCCCGAGAGATTGCGGCCTTGTCTCAACGCCAGCTGGTTTTACCAAAAGTAGATTTTCAAACCAAGGGCGGTCCCGTCGCCAAAGCGATCTCTATTCGCAATGATCAGCCAGAAGGCTGTCCACTGTACACCGCTCGCGTCATCACCGGCGTCAAGGTTGCCCCATCACCCGATTGGCTTGCCAAGCGATTAGAAGCTCGAGGTGATATTCCACGAAACAATATTGTTGATGCCACAAACTTCGTGCTCTTTGAGTTAGGTCAGCCTACGCATGTCTTCGATCTAAAAAAACTGACCGATTCGAAGATCATCATCAGACAAGCCACTCAGAATGAATCGTTCCTACCAATTGGCGAAGGTGCGATGCCTGTCAAGCTAACGACCGACGATCTTGTCATTGCAGATGCGAAGCGCGCTGTTGCGATGGCTGGTGTCAAAGGCGGCGCAGAGACGGCTGTCACCGAAACCACTACTGATATTCTGATCGAAGCTGCAACATTCGATCCCATTGCTGTTCGTAATACCAGCCGACGGCATAACATCGCCAGCGACTCTAGTTATCGCTTTGAACGCGGTGTTCCAGCGGCCACCATTCAGTTCGCAGCTGATCGCCTCACACAACTCATACTTGAAATCGCTGGCGGCACTTTGCTCAAAGGTGTTGTTGCTGAGGGGCTACCAATTACTGATCAGCCAACAGCCACGATGAACTGCGGTCATTGTCGACATGTTATTGGCGTTGAAATTTCTGATCAGGAGATGTGCGAATCGCTCGATCGCTTAGGTTTCTTGCCCCAACTTCAGGATGGCGTGATCTCTGTCACTGCTCCAAGCCACCGACTTGATGTGAACTGTGAAATTGACTTGATTGAAGAAGTGGCCCGTATGCACGGTTTCGACAAGATCCCAGTCACCGACACCATCGCACTGCGACCAGCGCCACCAGTCAGCCGAGAGTCTGGGCGTACTGCGGTGCATAATGCGCTTGTGGGCATGGACTTTCTCGAAATCATTACGCATACCTTGTTACCTCGCGATGCTGGCACACCGTTTTTGAGTGCCGGTGCAACGCTTATGGAAGTCGAGGACGAAAGAGCCAAGGCAGCCTCAGCATTAAGACCATCAATGCTGCCGAGCCTGCTTCGAGTGCGCGCAACGAATCAAGATGCTGGTGTCAGTGAGTTGCGACTCTTTGAGAGTGGCTCTGTATTTTGGCGTGACAGCGAGCAACACCACGAACGTCAGTGCCTGAGCCTGCTCTTTGACATGACTGATCCCAATCAAAGTCCACGTGAGCTGCGTGGCGTCATTGATCACCTTGCTCACACGCTTCTTGGCGCTGCGGGATGCGTAGAGATTCAAGTGCTTGATCAACCGGCTGCTGAAGTCCCCTACTTAAATCCTGCAAGTAAGGTCCTCATTAATGGACAAGAAATGGGGCACCTCGGCCTCCTTAATCAGCAGTTGACCAAAAGCACGTGGGGTATTGATACACCGCTGCTTGCCGCCGAGTTGGAATTACCCCGTCTGTATGACCAGTTTCCACCTGTTGATCAGGTGATACCACTGCCTCATTTTCCTGCCATTGAACGAGATATCTCTGCGATCGTTGCAGAGAACACACCATGGCTGTCAATTCACAATGCGATCACAAGCCTCGGGCTGGCTGATCTGGAAGTCATTGATTTTGTAGAGGTCTTCCGAGGCAAACCCATTGATCAGGGCATGAAGTCGGTCACGATGAGATTGCGTTTCCGCGCCGCCGACCGAACCCTGACGCACAATGAGATAGAACCGCTTGCCCAGCAGGCTACCGAGACACTCCAATCACAGCTAAACGCTGAGATTAGAGCTGGTTCATAA
- a CDS encoding cupin domain-containing protein, which translates to MDKIDLQEKLALFSDHWSPRIVAQLNGQEVKLAKFIGAFQWHQHADEDEMFLVLSGSFTMEFRDRSVELNEGQMIVVPRGVEHRPVAEQECSVLLFEPAGVVNTGDGEKTERSTTGTWIGENQEP; encoded by the coding sequence ATGGACAAGATTGATCTCCAAGAAAAATTAGCCTTGTTCAGTGATCACTGGTCACCGCGGATTGTGGCCCAGCTCAATGGGCAAGAAGTGAAGCTAGCCAAGTTCATTGGCGCCTTTCAGTGGCATCAGCACGCAGATGAAGATGAAATGTTCTTGGTGTTGAGCGGGTCTTTTACGATGGAGTTCCGTGATCGCAGCGTCGAACTCAACGAAGGGCAAATGATCGTGGTGCCGCGCGGTGTTGAGCATCGACCAGTCGCCGAACAGGAGTGCTCTGTGCTTTTGTTTGAGCCAGCCGGTGTCGTCAATACCGGTGACGGTGAGAAGACCGAACGAAGTACGACGGGAACTTGGATCGGTGAGAATCAAGAGCCGTAA
- a CDS encoding HNH endonuclease: MKQKKPGVLKNLKQTFNSLVDLKSDPGINAGASTIESFIRQQQHSFDWNAACKQLGARKAEHTVLAHIVYERAVDRVWKDGVLASNERDYLSWLESRIPIPAEDCRLIREEKLTSLFTFVLRKTLEDGQVSLKERNLLAGISSAMNQDLGALVKKHLQTNGADVFEHPLDKLIQQSSNRIVDLEQSWREIENTAISLGIDSASLRSIAEPYGEKLLEHIIIDAKADDKLSMHEEDCINWVLDTFSLSSTMRGYATTAIDELTTISQIVDGILPSIPREDITEDEDIEFNPSEVVHAHFECTMHHHRKLKSGPRTNEYNGSAFVTDRRLIFYSWEDDIQKVISLRSVLRFSKHQNGFTFGENHGSRRFYIHEQIEILKQVVQMAIHLAKGRVPQAIQDDLVTRPTRHISNDVRQRIWTDYGGKCADCSSTHYLEFDHIIPFSKGGSSELQNIQLLCRGCNLKKSNNI, from the coding sequence ATGAAACAGAAGAAACCTGGAGTACTCAAAAACCTAAAACAAACATTTAATAGTCTCGTTGACCTCAAGAGTGATCCGGGAATCAATGCAGGGGCATCAACTATTGAATCTTTTATTCGACAGCAACAACATTCCTTTGACTGGAATGCCGCATGCAAACAGTTAGGGGCCCGCAAGGCAGAACACACCGTACTTGCACATATTGTCTACGAGCGTGCAGTCGATCGAGTTTGGAAAGATGGCGTATTAGCCTCAAATGAAAGAGACTACCTATCATGGCTAGAGTCGCGCATACCAATACCTGCCGAAGATTGTCGATTGATTAGGGAAGAAAAACTAACAAGTTTATTTACATTTGTACTGCGTAAAACACTTGAAGATGGTCAAGTCAGCCTCAAAGAAAGAAACCTTTTAGCTGGCATTTCTTCCGCTATGAATCAAGATCTTGGCGCACTGGTCAAAAAACATCTACAAACAAATGGAGCTGATGTTTTTGAGCACCCACTTGACAAACTAATTCAACAATCATCAAATCGCATTGTTGACTTAGAACAAAGTTGGCGAGAAATAGAGAACACCGCAATCTCGCTCGGAATTGATTCTGCTTCTCTTAGGTCTATTGCAGAGCCTTATGGCGAAAAGTTACTAGAACACATCATTATTGATGCGAAAGCCGACGATAAACTTTCGATGCATGAAGAAGATTGCATCAATTGGGTTCTTGATACATTTTCACTTAGCTCCACCATGCGCGGTTATGCGACTACAGCTATCGATGAGCTAACGACTATATCTCAGATAGTAGATGGAATACTGCCCTCAATACCGCGGGAAGATATAACTGAAGATGAGGATATTGAATTCAATCCTTCGGAAGTCGTTCATGCCCACTTTGAGTGCACGATGCATCACCATAGAAAGCTTAAGTCCGGACCTCGAACCAATGAATACAACGGCTCAGCGTTTGTCACCGACAGGCGTTTGATCTTTTACTCTTGGGAGGACGACATCCAAAAAGTTATTTCGTTGAGAAGCGTTCTGCGATTCTCTAAGCACCAAAATGGTTTCACATTTGGAGAGAATCATGGCTCTAGAAGGTTCTATATTCACGAGCAAATCGAGATATTAAAGCAAGTAGTTCAAATGGCCATCCATCTAGCTAAAGGCCGAGTACCTCAGGCTATTCAAGATGATCTAGTAACGAGACCCACACGCCACATCTCCAATGATGTAAGGCAACGTATATGGACAGACTATGGTGGAAAGTGTGCCGATTGCTCCTCTACACACTACCTGGAATTTGATCACATCATTCCTTTTTCCAAAGGGGGCAGCAGTGAATTGCAGAATATTCAGTTGTTATGCAGAGGATGCAACCTAAAAAAATCTAACAACATCTAA